From Proteiniborus sp. MB09-C3, the proteins below share one genomic window:
- the ftsY gene encoding signal recognition particle-docking protein FtsY, giving the protein MTEENDTEDKSDSEKLGFFGRLKSGLSKTRKGITEKVDIILKSYKKVEEELFEDLEEVLITADVGVNTSLAIIEELRNRVKERKVNEVSEVRELLKEVLRDVLMKGETNKLDIEPSPAIILVVGVNGVGKTTTIGKLSSRLKSEGKKVLIAAGDTFRAAAIEQLQEWGNRAGVDIISHQEGSDPAAVIFDGIQAAKARKTDVLICDTAGRLHNKKNLMNELSKIFRVVEREYPEAKKEVLLVVDATTGQNAVSQAKVFKEACDITGIVLTKLDGTAKGGVVLAVQSELNVPVKLVGVGEKIADLQDFDPVNFVEAIFEE; this is encoded by the coding sequence ATTACTGAAGAAAATGATACTGAAGATAAATCAGATTCAGAAAAATTAGGTTTTTTTGGTAGACTAAAAAGTGGGCTTTCTAAAACTAGGAAGGGAATCACTGAAAAGGTTGATATAATTTTAAAATCCTATAAAAAGGTAGAGGAAGAGCTTTTTGAAGACTTAGAAGAAGTTTTGATTACAGCAGATGTTGGTGTTAACACATCATTGGCTATTATTGAAGAGTTAAGAAATAGAGTGAAAGAAAGAAAGGTTAATGAAGTATCTGAAGTAAGAGAGTTGCTAAAAGAAGTGCTTAGAGATGTTTTGATGAAGGGTGAAACGAACAAGCTTGATATTGAGCCCTCACCTGCAATTATTTTAGTAGTTGGTGTAAATGGAGTTGGGAAAACAACAACTATAGGAAAACTATCTTCAAGACTAAAATCAGAAGGCAAAAAAGTCCTTATAGCAGCGGGTGATACATTTAGGGCTGCAGCCATAGAGCAGCTGCAAGAATGGGGTAATAGAGCTGGTGTAGATATTATTTCTCACCAAGAAGGTTCAGATCCTGCAGCAGTAATCTTTGACGGAATCCAAGCTGCAAAAGCTAGAAAAACTGATGTGTTGATTTGTGATACAGCTGGAAGACTACACAATAAAAAGAATCTGATGAACGAGCTCAGTAAAATATTCAGGGTTGTAGAAAGAGAATACCCAGAAGCAAAAAAAGAAGTATTGCTTGTAGTAGATGCTACTACAGGGCAAAATGCTGTTTCTCAAGCAAAAGTATTTAAAGAAGCATGCGATATAACTGGAATTGTATTAACTAAGCTTGATGGAACTGCTAAAGGAGGAGTAGTTTTAGCAGTGCAGTCAGAACTAAATGTACCAGTTAAATTAGTTGGTGTAGGGGAAAAAATAGCAGATTTACAAGATTTTGACCCAGTAAACTTTGTAGAAGCAATTTTTGAAGAATAG
- the ylxM gene encoding YlxM family DNA-binding protein: protein MFEKIFEIGLLFDFYGKLLNDKQYSAIEFYYIYDLSLSEIGELLGISRQGVHDLLKRSESKLFAYEEKLGLVKKFSDNKIKVKYILENADGIIKSLDDKDFIHAGEHIKRIKDIAVEILEIGQEVK from the coding sequence ATGTTTGAGAAAATTTTTGAAATTGGATTACTTTTTGATTTTTATGGTAAGTTATTAAATGATAAACAATATTCAGCTATTGAATTTTATTATATATACGACCTGTCATTAAGTGAGATTGGAGAACTTCTTGGTATAAGTAGACAAGGAGTACACGATTTACTAAAGCGTTCTGAAAGCAAGCTTTTTGCCTATGAAGAGAAATTAGGCTTAGTTAAAAAGTTTTCAGATAACAAGATTAAAGTAAAATACATTTTAGAGAATGCGGATGGAATAATAAAATCACTTGATGACAAAGATTTTATTCATGCAGGAGAACATATAAAAAGGATAAAAGATATTGCTGTAGAGATATTAGAAATCGGTCAGGAGGTTAAGTGA
- the ffh gene encoding signal recognition particle protein yields MVFEGLAEKLQNALGKLKGKGKLSEKDVDNAMREVKLALLEADVNFKVVKNFVNAVKERSIGHEVMESLTPGQQVIKIVNEELTKLMGEKESKIEFSSTPPTVIMMCGLQGAGKTTTSGKLGALLKKKGRRPLLVACDVYRPAAIKQLEVVGEKVGIPVFTMGDKQNPVNIAKASIEHGKKNGNDLIIIDTAGRLHIDEELMEELENIKSQVKPSEILLVVDAMTGQDAVTVAQSFDESLGITGVVLTKLDGDARGGAALSIRTVTNKPIKFVGMGEKLDQLETFYPDRMASRILGMGDMLSLIEKAQASFDEKKALELEKKLRSQQFTFEDFLDQLQQMKNMGPMNQILEMIPGVNSKQLKNLNVDEKELVHIEAIIQSMTKDERMNPVIIDGSRRKRIAKGSGTSIQEVNKLLKQFSETKKMLKKFSGMEKTMKKKGKFGLPF; encoded by the coding sequence ATGGTTTTTGAAGGTTTAGCTGAAAAGCTACAAAATGCTTTAGGTAAGCTTAAAGGAAAAGGAAAACTTTCTGAAAAAGACGTAGATAACGCTATGAGAGAAGTAAAGCTGGCTCTTTTAGAAGCCGATGTTAACTTCAAAGTGGTTAAAAATTTTGTGAATGCAGTTAAGGAAAGATCTATAGGTCATGAAGTCATGGAAAGTTTAACACCTGGACAACAAGTGATTAAAATAGTAAATGAAGAATTGACAAAATTGATGGGTGAAAAAGAAAGTAAAATTGAATTTTCAAGTACTCCGCCTACAGTTATAATGATGTGCGGTCTTCAAGGAGCAGGTAAAACTACTACTTCTGGTAAATTAGGTGCTTTATTAAAGAAAAAAGGCAGAAGACCTTTACTTGTAGCATGTGATGTCTATAGACCTGCTGCCATTAAACAGCTGGAGGTTGTTGGAGAAAAAGTTGGCATTCCAGTCTTTACTATGGGTGATAAGCAAAACCCAGTTAATATAGCAAAGGCTTCAATTGAGCATGGAAAGAAAAATGGAAATGATCTTATTATAATAGATACTGCTGGTAGACTTCATATTGATGAGGAGCTAATGGAAGAGTTAGAGAATATAAAGAGTCAGGTTAAACCTAGTGAAATATTATTAGTAGTTGATGCAATGACTGGTCAAGATGCTGTAACGGTGGCACAATCATTTGACGAGTCACTAGGAATTACTGGAGTAGTATTGACAAAACTCGATGGTGATGCAAGAGGAGGAGCTGCTCTTTCTATTAGAACAGTAACTAATAAACCAATTAAGTTCGTTGGTATGGGAGAGAAATTAGATCAACTAGAGACTTTTTATCCTGATAGGATGGCATCTAGAATATTAGGCATGGGTGACATGTTAAGCCTAATTGAAAAAGCTCAAGCAAGCTTTGATGAAAAAAAGGCATTAGAGCTTGAGAAAAAATTACGTAGTCAGCAATTTACTTTTGAAGATTTTTTAGATCAGCTTCAACAGATGAAAAACATGGGACCAATGAATCAAATATTAGAGATGATACCAGGTGTGAATTCCAAACAGTTAAAAAATCTCAATGTAGATGAAAAAGAATTAGTTCATATAGAGGCAATTATTCAATCAATGACTAAAGATGAAAGAATGAATCCAGTCATTATTGACGGCAGTAGAAGGAAAAGAATTGCCAAGGGAAGTGGAACCAGCATTCAAGAGGTAAACAAACTCCTTAAGCAGTTTAGTGAAACTAAAAAAATGCTTAAGAAATTTTCTGGAATGGAAAAGACCATGAAGAAGAAAGGAAAATTTGGGTTACCTTTTTAA
- the rpsP gene encoding 30S ribosomal protein S16, with product MAVKIRLTRMGSKKKPFYRIVVADSRSPRDGRIIEEIGHYNPVSEPKEVVIDDEKAIKWLNNGAKPTDTVSYLFKNNGVLEKYEATKKAE from the coding sequence ATGGCAGTAAAAATCAGACTAACAAGAATGGGTTCTAAGAAAAAACCTTTCTACAGAATTGTAGTAGCAGATTCTCGTTCACCAAGAGATGGTAGAATTATTGAGGAAATTGGACACTATAATCCTGTATCAGAACCAAAGGAAGTTGTAATTGATGATGAAAAAGCAATAAAATGGTTAAATAATGGTGCAAAACCAACTGACACAGTTAGTTATTTATTTAAAAACAATGGAGTTTTAGAAAAATATGAAGCTACAAAAAAAGCCGAATAA
- a CDS encoding KH domain-containing protein, giving the protein MRELVEILAKALVDNPDEVIVNEIEGTQSIIIELKVAPEDMGKVIGKQGRIAKAMRTLVKAAAIKENKRVVVEIIQ; this is encoded by the coding sequence ATGAGAGAATTAGTTGAAATACTTGCAAAGGCACTTGTTGATAATCCAGATGAAGTTATAGTAAACGAAATAGAAGGTACTCAATCAATTATCATTGAGTTAAAGGTAGCCCCAGAAGATATGGGAAAAGTTATAGGCAAACAAGGCAGAATAGCAAAAGCTATGAGAACTTTAGTAAAAGCTGCAGCAATCAAGGAAAATAAAAGAGTAGTAGTAGAAATCATACAATAA